From the genome of Candidatus Abyssobacteria bacterium SURF_5:
GGTTCGCTTGGATGCGCGCCGCTCGTTACTCGAAAATATCATTATCGAAGAATTGCTCATTTTGGAAGCTGAATCTCGGGGAAATCAGGTGAGCGATGAAGAGGTTTTCGCTGTCCTCGAGGCGAGGGAGCAGGAGGAACAGGAGGCTGAGCTCGAAGAAGGCATGGGAGGAACCTCCGCCCATGAACATAAAGGAGAAGACGGACATTCCAAGCAGGAAATCAACGAAGTGCGCCGGCAGCTTATGGTGCAGAAAATGATCGGTGAAGAATTGAACGAAACAACAAGGAAGCGCTACTACGAGGCTCATCCCGACGAGTTTTCGATTTCACCTCCTCAATTTGTCTATGAACTTCTTGTCGTAGACGCGCGCAACGACAGATTCCTGAAGGATACCGCCCAAAAAGCCGAACAAGAAGGAGTTGCCCTGAGCGCTGCAGTCGCCTCGGTTCCGGATGCCCCCCCCATTAATTTCTGCGGGGAGATTC
Proteins encoded in this window:
- a CDS encoding peptidyl-prolyl cis-trans isomerase; this encodes MKGMNMRRHICFLLFFVLAPLTGCGLLVDQGRQVMAEVGGKPIRRDDLMARIRMLPFEERAKTNDPDQAVRLDARRSLLENIIIEELLILEAESRGNQVSDEEVFAVLEAREQEEQEAELEEGMGGTSAHEHKGEDGHSKQEINEVRRQLMVQKMIGEELNETTRKRYYEAHPDEFSISPPQFVYELLVVDARNDRFLKDTAQKAEQEGVALSAAVASVPDAPPINFCGEIPPTPFMRLTPAIREKVKGLSIDQVSEPFQINPADPNLHAVARLARRIDAIPYEQVKQAINQKLYENFLRELRDKHKVVYYQDRLDYRLEG